Sequence from the Priestia megaterium genome:
ATAAAATTAACGTAGTAAAAAATGAAGACCATTTTATTTATATAGTAGGACCTATTACGCTTCCTGTGAATCTGGATGGCGAGACACAAGTATTTAGTTGGTATTCATGGTTGCGTTCTGATAATGTAAAAGAAGGAGCCTTAAGTACGGAAGAACTCATTGAAAAAATGCAAGGAGCTAATTTGGCAGACATGCAGCAATCGAGTGTTCTTGTGTACGGAGATTTTCAAGAATCGCATGAGGCACTCATTCGTATGCACAGTATCTGCCATACGGGAGATATATTCGGAAGCAAACGCTGCGACTGCGGTTTTCAATTAAAACAATCTATGAAAATGATCGTCGAAAATGGAAGCGGAGCGCTATTTTATTTAGCAAATCATGAAGGACGCGGCATTGGCCTATTCAGCAAAGCAATGGCATACGTTCTTCAAGAAAACGGATTTGATACGGTAGAGGCGAATGAAGGCTTAGGATTTGAAGATGATACTCGCAGCTATAGTGATGCCATCAGCGTGTTAAAAGTGCTGCGTCAAAAACCGGTTACGCTGATTACCAATAATCCGAAAAAGCTAATCGCGCTTGAGAAAAACGGCGCACTTTTATCAGGGCGCGTTCCACTTTGGGGAGATGTATCTCAGTTTAATGAAAAGTATTTAGATACTAAAGTTAAACGTTCAGGACACTTAAAAGAGGAGGTTCTTCTTTGATCAATCACGAATTTTATATGAATATAGCTTTACAAAACGCAAAAGCAACAAAAGGACAAACAGAGCCAAATCCGCTTGTAGGATCGGTCATTGTAAACGATAATCGAATCGTTGGAATTGGTACGCATTTAAAAGCTGGCGAACCGCACGCTGAAATTCACGCGCTGCGAATGGCTGGCGAACAAGCAAAAGGAGCGACTGCTTACGTAACGCTAGAGCCTTGTTCACACCACGGACGTACAGGTCCTTGTGCTGAAGCGCTAGTTGAAGCCGGTGTAAAAAAAGTGGTCATAGCAACTTTAGACCCCAACCCTTTAGTAGCAGGTAATGGAGTTAAAATTTTAGAAAACGCAGGCATTGAGGTCATAACAGGTGTATGTGAAGAAGAGTCACGTCAAATGAACGAGGTCTTCAATAAGTATATTGTGACGAAGAAGCCGTTTGTTTTGTTAAAATCAGCGATTACGTTAGACGGTAAAATAGCGACTGCTTCTTCTCACAGCAAGTGGATTACGTCTGAGGAAGCTCGTTTGGATGTACATCAGCTGCGTCATGAAACGGCGGGTATCTTAGTAGGGGTGAACACGGTCATTAAGGACAACCCCGAGCTGACGACTCGCATTGAAGGCGGCCGAAGTCCAATTCGTCTTGTGATGGATTCGAAGCTGCGAATGCCCCTTGATTCGAAGCTAGCAACGGACTCTTTAGCTCCAACGTGGGTATTTACAAGTCAGGGCTATTCAAAAGAAAAAAAAGAACAGCTCGAAAAGCAAGGCGTCGAAGTATTTGTCACAAGCGGTGAGGACAAAGTAAATCTTGAAGATATGCTTTCTATACTAGGTGAGAAATTTGTGTCGTCTCTTTTAATTGAAGGAGGGGGCGAAGTGAATGCCGCATTCCTAGAAAATCGTTTAATTGATAAATTGGTGCTGTATATGGCTCCAAAGCTTTCAGGAGGAAAAGAAGCTCCTACTTTCCTAGAAGGAAAAGGCGTAGAGAAAATGTGGGACGCAGTGGACGTGGAGCGTCTTTCAGTGACGTCAATCGGCAAAGACTTTAAATTTGTTGGATATCCTGTTTATAAATAAAAAATGCGAATAGGACTGTGACAAAAGTCGTTTAGTTAAAGCAAGACCCGAACGAAGTTAATTCTTGATTAAGAATCAGCTTCGCTCGGGTTTTTTTATTGGTGTGGTGAACGCAGGTTTCATATATGCAGGTGCTTCTAGCAGTTGATTGGAGGGCAAGGCGAAGACTCCCGCAGGAGCGCAAGCGACGAGGAGGCTCACCGGCCGCCCGCGGAAAGCGAAGTCTTGCACGGAAATCAACGGGGGTGTAACAAGTAGTCCAGATCATTTATCCCATTTGTTCGTCTTTAGATTGGATTGATGTAGCTATGTCTCAATCTCATGCTTTTGTGGGATTTTTTAGAGAAGAGAAATAATACACTATTTTACTCTTATAGATTAATTTGCTATTATAGGGAATGGTCAATTTAGAAACAATGTATAAATTTTTAACGTTTTTACAGTTGACTATCTAAATAAAATCACTATATGTTTATAGAGAGAATATATTATGTGAAAGTAAGGGTGAGAAAAGAGATGAGAGAGTATAGAATTGGGAGTGTTATGAGAGACCTTCGCAAAATGGCAGGGTTGACACAACAAGAATTATCAAGAGACATTTGTACACAAGCGCAAATCAGCAAAATTGAAAACGGTGAAGAATATCCATCAAGCATTACCCTCTATAAAATTTCTAAGCGCCTTGGCGTAGATGTTAACTACTTTTTTGATAGTGTAGAATCACCTCGACTTGATTACGTAGATGCGGTTCAATCTTTAATTCGTCAATATATTCGTCAGAGAGATTATGATGCTATTCATAATATCATTGTAAAAGAAAAAGAAAGTCCCCTGTTTCAAAATCCGCTGAACAAGCAATTTTTAATGTGGCACGAAGGTATTTGCGTGTATTACATTCATCATAATAAAGAAGATGCGCTGTCTAAAATGTACCAAGCGATCGAGCTTACTAAGCAATCGGCAACGTTTTATAAAGAAAGAGAAATTGAAATTTTAAATAGCATTGGAATTATTCTTTATGAAGAGAAAGAGTATGAACAGGCTCTAGATACATATCAAACAGCACTCAAAAGCTTAAATGAGCTGCCCCAAACAAAAGACGAAAATATAAAAATTAGAATTTTAAATGCACTTGCCAAAACGCTTGGAGATATGAGTAACTATGATGAATCATTAATATATAGCAACCGAGGAATCGATTTGTGCATTAGTAATGAATCAATGTATTTATTTGGAGAACTTCATTACCAAGCAGGAGAGAGCTTAATCAAATTAGGTAAAATTGAACAAGGTAAAGAATATATGGAAAAGTCTATGACCATTTTCACCCTGCAACGAAATGAGCGATTCGTCAAGCTAGTAGAAAAAGAACTTGAAGCTCTATTTGTTTAAAATATTCCTATCATTATAATTTTTGAGAAATTTCTATCAAAATGGAGGAAATCCGTGGTTTTAAGGCGATAAATGCTGATAGAAAGGAATTCATCTACTTTTATCCTGTGATACACTAGAGTCAAATCAAAGAAAGAGGAGGAAATAATTATGAAAAAAGTATTAGTCGGTATGGCATTAGCGTTTACATTAGTAGCAGGTGTTGCTTCAGTTGGAACAAGCGTAGCAACAGGAGATTTTTCAACATTAGGTCTTCCAAGCCAACATTAATAGTGAAAGCCGTGCTTCTTAGCACGGCTTTTTTTATTGTGTTTTACTTGACTGATCTTTGTTGCGTTTGTTTCCCTTTGAATTATCTCCGCTTGAAATTTCTTCACCCATTTCAACAAGGTGGTGCTGCGTTTTTGGGTTACTTTGATTAGAGCTTCCTTTATTATTCTTTTTTGTCATATTCATTCTCCTTTAAAATGATGGCAATGCATCGAGATTATTTGTTTGGTCATGATCAGGAATACTGCGAATATACGTACCGCCGTCTTTCCCTACAAAAGTACTCACATGCTCAACGTCTCCCGCTTCTACTTTCTTTAACGCTTCTTCATAGGTTAAAACAGCTCCTGAAGCCGTTTGAAATTCTAGCAGGTCACCGTCTGCATTTTTACGTACCGCAACGAAACGTTCTTTCATACAAATAAACACCTTCCTTTACATCTATATGGTTGCTGAAATAGTCGTTTTTATTCATTATAAAAAGTGATAAGGTAAAGAAAAGAGTGCAAAGGGGATAAAAAATGACAACATTTAATTGGCATGATCAAGCTCAAGACGAGTGGAACCAAAAAGTATCATTTTGGAATAGCCGAAGTGAAGATATGTGGAAAAACGGAAGTAGGAAAACAGTTATTCCATTTATTCAAAAATATCTTAAAAAAGGCGCTTTGCTAGCAGACGTCGGCTGTGGTGATGGGTTTGGGACGTCTCTTCTAGCCGCTTCTGGATATAAAGCAATCGGTCTTGATTTATCAGAAGAAATGGTTCAAAAAGCATCTGAGCTACATAAAAGTGAAAATTTGTCATTCGCTCAAGCTGATATTATGAAGCTCCCGCTGTCTTCTGAATCATTAGAAGGGGTTATGGTAATCAACGCCCTAGAATGGACAGAGCACCCGCGATTAGCTCTGAAGGAACTGCACCGAGTTGTAAAACCAGGAGGATATGCATGTGTAGGTATTCTTGGGCCAACTGCTCAGCCTCGTACCAATAGTTTTCAAAGACTATATGGTGAAGACGTTATTTGCAATACGATGATGCCGTGGGAGTTTGAACAGCTTGCAACAGAAAATGGATGGGAAGTAATCGATGGCGAAGGTGTATATAAGCGAAATGTTACAGATAAGCTGATTGGACAGCTCCCACACGAATTAAAGCAAGCCTTAACGTTTCTATGGTTATTTATGCTCAAGAAACAATAAAAACAGCACACGTCTCCTTATATGTAGCTGTACAAAGGGTACACTACAAACTGGAGGTGAGTGACATGAGTAAAATTAAAAAAGACCGCTCAAAATCAGAGTTGGGTTCACCAAATGTAGAAGGACAAGGAACGACCACTTCTGAACAAGGTGTTCAAAGCAGTTCAGCTAACAAAAAGCAGAAGCGTTCATAACAAAAATAAAACGAACTTGCAGTGAGAACAACGAGCTCACTGCAAGTTCGTTTTATTTATGGTGTCATCTTTATAAGTAAGAAGGTGTTGTGTGCAAGATTATAGATAGCTTATAATAAAATCTGAGCCAATAATTGTAATTTTATACAAGTTTGGTTTACATTCGATGTAAAGTGGAGGTGTAATAAATGGTAAATAAAAGATGTTTACCGGATACTGTAGCGTCTCATGCAAAGCCTGATATTAGAAAGGCGATACTTTGCATGGGGTGGACGGTTTAGTAATAGACATCGCCTAACCGCGCATATCTCATTTCTAATATATACGGCTTTGCCCCTTATTGTATAAGCAAAACCACATAAGGAGCTGGCAGAAATGACGTATGTAAAAGCAACAAATATTTTACCTGAAGAGCTGATTAGTGAAATTCAAAAATACATTCAAGGAGAAACCATTTATATTCCAAAGCCGCAGAAGGCAAAAAGAAAATGGGGAACTTGCTCTGGTGGAAGAAAGTTGATTGACGAGCGAAACGAACGGATTAAGAATTTGTTTAAAAAAGGAACTTCAATTGAGGAACTAGCCCGTGAATACTTTTTATCAACCGAAACCATCAAAAAAATTGTATATAAAAAGCAACGGTAGAAATCAAGCGCTGGCAACTGAATGCCCGCGCTTTTTTAGGTATAGTTTATTTCTGATTTATTTTTTACATTTCGTAAAAGGAATCCGTACGGTAAAGTAAAAAGTAGCTGATTAAATGAAGAAGGAGTGAAGAACGTGGAAGCGTTTATAAGAAATGATCAATATAACTTTATCAAAAGCCAAACGCAAATCCTTATCAATGGGCATGGAACAGTAAACAATTCCGATGTGCTGCAGGCTTTAAAAGCTCTTGCAAAAGAAAAAGTATTAAATGTGTTTGATGTTATTAGCGAGGAACAGGAAGAATTACTGCTGTCAGTTGCTGAAGTTAAAAATAAAGAACAAGCAGAAATGTTTTTAGAACGTATAAAACCTTACGTGATTCCATTTAAATCCTTAACGGAAGCTGGCGTGAAAAAGTTGTTTCCAAAAGTGAAAAAGTTAAAAGTCCCTTCTGCTGATAGCATTGATCTAACGAGCATTTCCTATGTTAGCTGGATCGATAAAGGCTCAAACAGAAAGTTTATCGTAGCGCAGGATCCGTATACCCAGAAGTTAAAAGGTATTCAAGGAACGTTTAAACCTATCAACCAGAAAGGAATATGCACGCTTTGCCACAGCTACGAGGAAGTCGGTATGTTCACTGCTGAAATCAAAGGAACTGTTCAAGGGACATTTACACAACGAGGAAATTATATTTGTCAAGATAGCGAAGCATGTAATCAAAATTTGCTTACCTTAGAGCGGCTTCATGATTTTATGTTAAGGCTCAGTAAATAACATGCGGCTAATAAGAAGAATACAAAAAGAGAAGGTTCAGCCTCTATACTTTTGGTGAGACTGAGCCTTCTTTGTGCTATCTTGCTTTCTCAATGGGATTGTCACGATAGCTAATCCAATCGCTCCAGCTGCCGGCATATAATTTTACATTTGGAAAACCTGCTGATTTTAAAGCTAAAACGTTAGGGCAAGCAGATACACCCGATCCGCAGTATACAATGATTTCAGCGTGAGAATCAATAGCTGAAAACATCTCCTTCCACTCTTTATCTGTTTTCCATAAACCTTCTGAAGTTAACACATCTTGCCAGAAAGAATGAATGGCGCCTGGGATATGTCCTGCTACAAAATCAATGGGTTCTTCTAAGCCGAGATATCTCCTTTTTTCACGAGAGTCGATAAGAACAACATTAGGGTTATGAAGATTCTCTTTTACGTATTCAACTCCTGCAAGTCCCCAATCTTGTTGAACGAAAGGTACAAACGTTTGAGGAGAAGCT
This genomic interval carries:
- a CDS encoding helix-turn-helix domain-containing protein is translated as MREYRIGSVMRDLRKMAGLTQQELSRDICTQAQISKIENGEEYPSSITLYKISKRLGVDVNYFFDSVESPRLDYVDAVQSLIRQYIRQRDYDAIHNIIVKEKESPLFQNPLNKQFLMWHEGICVYYIHHNKEDALSKMYQAIELTKQSATFYKEREIEILNSIGIILYEEKEYEQALDTYQTALKSLNELPQTKDENIKIRILNALAKTLGDMSNYDESLIYSNRGIDLCISNESMYLFGELHYQAGESLIKLGKIEQGKEYMEKSMTIFTLQRNERFVKLVEKELEALFV
- a CDS encoding GTP cyclohydrolase II, producing the protein MTVINQKVVSILKDKINVVKNEDHFIYIVGPITLPVNLDGETQVFSWYSWLRSDNVKEGALSTEELIEKMQGANLADMQQSSVLVYGDFQESHEALIRMHSICHTGDIFGSKRCDCGFQLKQSMKMIVENGSGALFYLANHEGRGIGLFSKAMAYVLQENGFDTVEANEGLGFEDDTRSYSDAISVLKVLRQKPVTLITNNPKKLIALEKNGALLSGRVPLWGDVSQFNEKYLDTKVKRSGHLKEEVLL
- a CDS encoding class I SAM-dependent methyltransferase, which translates into the protein MTTFNWHDQAQDEWNQKVSFWNSRSEDMWKNGSRKTVIPFIQKYLKKGALLADVGCGDGFGTSLLAASGYKAIGLDLSEEMVQKASELHKSENLSFAQADIMKLPLSSESLEGVMVINALEWTEHPRLALKELHRVVKPGGYACVGILGPTAQPRTNSFQRLYGEDVICNTMMPWEFEQLATENGWEVIDGEGVYKRNVTDKLIGQLPHELKQALTFLWLFMLKKQ
- the ribD gene encoding bifunctional diaminohydroxyphosphoribosylaminopyrimidine deaminase/5-amino-6-(5-phosphoribosylamino)uracil reductase RibD; the protein is MINHEFYMNIALQNAKATKGQTEPNPLVGSVIVNDNRIVGIGTHLKAGEPHAEIHALRMAGEQAKGATAYVTLEPCSHHGRTGPCAEALVEAGVKKVVIATLDPNPLVAGNGVKILENAGIEVITGVCEEESRQMNEVFNKYIVTKKPFVLLKSAITLDGKIATASSHSKWITSEEARLDVHQLRHETAGILVGVNTVIKDNPELTTRIEGGRSPIRLVMDSKLRMPLDSKLATDSLAPTWVFTSQGYSKEKKEQLEKQGVEVFVTSGEDKVNLEDMLSILGEKFVSSLLIEGGGEVNAAFLENRLIDKLVLYMAPKLSGGKEAPTFLEGKGVEKMWDAVDVERLSVTSIGKDFKFVGYPVYK
- a CDS encoding FusB/FusC family EF-G-binding protein, which produces MEAFIRNDQYNFIKSQTQILINGHGTVNNSDVLQALKALAKEKVLNVFDVISEEQEELLLSVAEVKNKEQAEMFLERIKPYVIPFKSLTEAGVKKLFPKVKKLKVPSADSIDLTSISYVSWIDKGSNRKFIVAQDPYTQKLKGIQGTFKPINQKGICTLCHSYEEVGMFTAEIKGTVQGTFTQRGNYICQDSEACNQNLLTLERLHDFMLRLSK
- a CDS encoding DUF3892 domain-containing protein, giving the protein MKERFVAVRKNADGDLLEFQTASGAVLTYEEALKKVEAGDVEHVSTFVGKDGGTYIRSIPDHDQTNNLDALPSF
- a CDS encoding CD3324 family protein — protein: MTYVKATNILPEELISEIQKYIQGETIYIPKPQKAKRKWGTCSGGRKLIDERNERIKNLFKKGTSIEELAREYFLSTETIKKIVYKKQR
- a CDS encoding YuzL family protein — its product is MSKIKKDRSKSELGSPNVEGQGTTTSEQGVQSSSANKKQKRS
- a CDS encoding sulfurtransferase, whose translation is MNTIISPRELHTALQQPQQSIILLDCRFTLGNPEAGANAYQNEHLPHAHYLDLEKDLSSAATSRGGRHPLPDVQKLAQKLGSLGINADSKIVVYDEQNGMMASRAWWLLRYIGIEDIQILNGGFNNWKQSGYETTKSVSAASPQTFVPFVQQDWGLAGVEYVKENLHNPNVVLIDSREKRRYLGLEEPIDFVAGHIPGAIHSFWQDVLTSEGLWKTDKEWKEMFSAIDSHAEIIVYCGSGVSACPNVLALKSAGFPNVKLYAGSWSDWISYRDNPIEKAR